A single window of Archangium gephyra DNA harbors:
- a CDS encoding cytochrome P450 produces MQTTSTREFGPDFVLNLDDPTFVTNPYPTYKWLREQAPVYHWRPRGDAIVFTRHKDVRALLLDRRFSNDYRVWEFAQNTSAWPPEHAEYKKMMDNGLFGLADADHTRVRRLVSGAFTPRAAERMRGEIQKAVDDIIAENVKGDRANLTSVTEPLPMRVISDMLKIPDDKRAEFRAFGLAVIRASITFNKPEELFALIAPMPRWLQMIRELIADRRQHLLEDDLLSTLITAQDSGSKLTEDEMISLIQALITAGSDTTVHAANWALHSLLRHPDQLALLRADPSLIRNTIEESLRYDLFGKGGIPKFAKEELEFAGQKVRKGQMVIPFVTAALHDPEVFPEPERFDIRRDVSQTIAFGAGQHFCLGAALARQELDLVVGTLVQRFPKMKLLGEPEFQPHPIMRAMSKLEVSLG; encoded by the coding sequence ATGCAGACAACCTCGACGCGAGAGTTCGGCCCCGACTTCGTCCTCAACCTGGACGATCCCACTTTCGTCACCAACCCCTACCCCACCTACAAGTGGCTGCGTGAGCAGGCCCCCGTCTACCACTGGCGCCCGCGCGGGGACGCCATCGTCTTCACCCGGCACAAGGACGTCCGGGCGCTGCTCCTGGATCGCCGCTTCAGCAACGACTATCGCGTCTGGGAATTCGCCCAGAACACCTCGGCCTGGCCTCCCGAGCACGCCGAGTACAAGAAGATGATGGACAACGGGCTCTTCGGCCTGGCCGACGCCGATCACACCCGGGTGCGCAGGCTCGTCAGTGGCGCCTTCACCCCCCGGGCCGCCGAGCGCATGCGCGGGGAGATCCAGAAGGCCGTCGACGACATCATCGCCGAGAACGTGAAGGGTGACCGGGCCAACCTCACGTCCGTCACCGAGCCGCTTCCCATGCGCGTCATCAGCGACATGCTGAAGATTCCGGACGACAAGCGCGCCGAGTTCCGCGCCTTCGGGCTGGCGGTGATCCGCGCCTCCATCACCTTCAACAAGCCCGAGGAGCTCTTCGCGCTCATCGCCCCGATGCCGCGGTGGCTCCAGATGATCCGCGAGCTCATCGCCGACCGCCGCCAGCACCTGCTCGAGGACGATCTGCTCAGCACCCTCATCACCGCACAGGACAGCGGGAGCAAGCTCACCGAGGATGAGATGATCTCCCTCATCCAGGCGCTCATCACCGCCGGCTCCGACACCACGGTGCACGCGGCCAACTGGGCCCTCCACAGCCTGCTGCGGCATCCGGATCAGCTCGCCCTGCTGCGCGCGGATCCCTCGCTGATCCGCAATACCATCGAGGAGTCCCTGCGCTACGATCTCTTCGGCAAGGGAGGCATCCCCAAGTTCGCCAAGGAGGAGCTGGAGTTCGCCGGCCAGAAGGTCCGCAAGGGCCAGATGGTCATCCCCTTCGTCACGGCGGCGCTCCACGATCCCGAGGTCTTCCCGGAGCCGGAGCGCTTCGACATCCGCCGCGACGTGAGCCAGACCATCGCCTTCGGCGCGGGCCAGCACTTCTGCCTCGGCGCGGCGCTCGCCCGCCAGGAGCTGGACCTCGTCGTGGGCACGCTGGTGCAGCGCTTCCCGAAGATGAAGCTGCTGGGTGAGCCGGAGTTCCAGCCGCACCCCATCATGCGCGCCATGTCCAAGCTCGAGGTCTCGCTGGGCTGA